One segment of Urocitellus parryii isolate mUroPar1 chromosome 5, mUroPar1.hap1, whole genome shotgun sequence DNA contains the following:
- the Nckap5l gene encoding nck-associated protein 5-like yields MDQPAGDPGNLRPGESGDGIMEPGTCQELLHRLRELEAENSALAQANENQRETYERCLDEVANHVVQALLNQKDLREECIKLKKRVFDLERQNQMLSALFQQKLQLTTGSLPQIPLTPLQPPSEPPATPSLSAAEGTATSLPLGRCAGQREVCWEQQLRPGGPGPPATPPPALDALSPFLRKKAQILEVLRALEETDPLLLCSPATPWRPPGQGPGSPEPLNGELCGPPQPEPLPWAPYLLLGPGNLGSLLHWERLLGEPGEEEGTRRPWSPSRAPPQAQGTSSGSHCAPGSSSSSSSDEAGDPNEAPSPDTLLGALARKQLNLGQLLEDTETYLQAFLAGATGPLNGDHPGPGQPSSADQGPQQLSKSKGLPKSAWGGGTPEAHKLGFGATSEGQGPLPFLSMFMGAGDAPLGSRPGQPHSSSQVKSKLQIGPPSPGEAQGPILPSPARGLKFLKLPSASEKTPSPGGPQLSPQLPRNSRIPCRNSGSDGSPSPLLARRGLGGGELSPEGAQGLPTSPSPCSTIPDSAQLRPPQSALSTTLSPGPVVSPCYENILDLSRGTFRGPSPEPPPSPLQVPTYPQLTLEVPQAPEVLRSPGVPPSPCLPESCPYGSPQEKSLDKAGSESPHPSRRTPSSSSKKPSQGSGRRPGDTSYTPLRDRLAALGKLKTGPEGPLGTEKNGLPARSGTEKTRGPGRSGESTGDMVPTTTRPLEQPETKGALRGAVALGTSSLKQQEPGLGLGDPGARVYSSHSMGARIDLEPVSPRSCLTKVELAKSRLAGALCPQVPRTPAKVPTSAPSLGKPNKSPHSSPTKLPSKSPTKVVPRPGVPPVTKEPPKPEKGKGPPWADCGSTTGQPTSPVPGPTDPNQGPEGPAPHSAIEEKVMKGIEENVLRLQGQERAPGSEAKHRNTSSIASWFGLKKSKLPALNRRTEATKSKEGASGGSPLRKEVKVEARKLEAESLNISKLMAKAEDLRRALEEEKAYLSSRARPRPGGPTAAPSPGLGQVQGQLAGMYQGADTFMQQLLNRVDGKELPPKSWREPKPEYGDFQPVSSDPKNPWPACGPRNGLVGPLQGCGKPSGKLSNEPGKREEMPSEDSLAEPVPTSHFTACGSLTRTLDSGIGTFPPPDHGNSGTPSKNLPKTKPPRLEPTPGVPQARPPALTKVPRRAHTLEREVPGIEELLVSGRHPSMPAFPALLTATPGHRGHQTCPDDPCEDPGPPPPVQLAKNWTFPNTRAAGSSSDPFLCPPRQLEGLPRTPMALPVDRKRNLEPSRPASTPQGPAFGGSRTPSTSDMGEEGRVASGGAPGLETSESLSDSLYDSLSSCGSQG; encoded by the exons ATCCCACTCACTCCACTTCAGCCACCATCAGAGCCGCCAGCCACCCCCTCCCTGAGTGCCGCTGAAGGAACAGCCACCTCTTTGCCTTTGGGTCGCTGTGCTGGGCAAAGAGAG GTGTGTTGGGAGCAGCAGCTGCGACCAGGAGGCCCTGGTCCCCCGGCCACCCCACCACCAGCACTAGATGCCCTATCCCCATTCCTTCGGAAGAAAGCCCAGATTTTGGAGGTGCTTCGAGCTTTGGAAGAGACTGACCCCTTGCTTCTGTGCTCACCTGCCACACCCTGGCGGCCTCCAGGCCAGGGTCCAGGCTCTCCAGAGCCCCTCAATGGAGAGCTGTGTGGCCCACCACAACCTGAACCTTTGCCCTGGGCCCCCTACCTGTTACTTGGACCTGGTAACCTAGGAAGCCTGCTGCACTGGGAGCGCCTCTTGGGGGAACCAGGGGAGGAAGAGGGTACCAGGCGGCCTTGGAGCCCTAGCAGGGCCCCACCACAGGCCCAGGGCACTAGCTCTGGCTCACACTGTGCTCCAGGCAgtagctcctcctcctcttctgatGAGGCAGGTGACCCCAATGAGGCACCTAGTCCTGACACCTTGCTGGGTGCCTTAGCCCGCAAGCAGTTGAACCTGGGCCAGCTCCTTGAGGATACGGAGACTTATCTACAGGCATTCCTGGCTGGGGCTACAGGCCCACTCAATGGGGACCACCCAGGTCCTGGGCAGCCATCGTCCGCAGACCAGGGGCCTCAGCAGCTATCCAAGTCCAAAGGCCTCCCTAAGTCAGCTTGGGGTGGGGGTACCCCAGAGGCCCACAAGCTGGGCTTTGGTGCTACCTCAGAGGGCCAAGGGCCCCTCCCCTTCCTCAGTATGTTCATGGGTGCAGGGGATGCCCCACTGGGCTCGCGGCCTGGCCAACCCCACTCCTCATCTCAGGTGAAAAGCAAGCTCCAAATTGGGCCCCCTTCTCCTGGAGAAGCCCAAGGACCCATTCTGCCCTCTCCAGCCAGAGGTCTCAAATTTCTCAAGCTGCCTTCAGCTTCGGAGAAGACTCCCAGCCCAGGAGGCCCCCAGCTCAGTCCCCAGCTACCCCGGAACTCCCGAATCCCCTGTCGCAATAGTGGCTCAGATGGCAGCCCCTCCCCACTGCTGGCCCGCAGGGGTCTGGGTGGAGGAGAACTGTCCCCAGAGGGGGCACAGGGCCTGCCCACCAGTCCTTCACCTTGCTCCACAATCCCAGACTCTGCACAGCTCAGACCCCCCCAATCAGCCTTGTCTACCACACTGTCCCCAGGGCCAGTGGTATCTCCTTGCTATGAAAACATCCTGGACCTTTCCCGGGGCACCTTTAGAGGGCCTTCCCCAGAACCACCTCCATCCCCTCTGCAGGTGCCCACCTACCCACAACTGACTCTGGAAGTACCACAGGCTCCTGAGGTCCTCAGAAGCCCTGGAGTACCCCCCAGCCCTTGCCTCCCAGAATCCTGCCCCTATGGGAGCCCCCAGGAGAAGAGTTTGGACAAGGCAGGCTCAGAGTCTCCCCATCCCAGCCGTAGGACCCCAAGCAGCTCATCCAAGAAGCCCAGCCAGGGATCAGGGCGGCGACCTGGGGATACCAGCTACACGCCTTTGCGGGACAGACTTGCAGccctgggaaaactgaaaacaggCCCTGAGGGGCCCCTGGGCACAGAGAAAAATGGGCTGCCTGCCAGATCTGGCACCGAGAAAACTCGAGGACCAGGGAGGTCAGGGGAAAGTACTGGAGATATGGTGCCTACCACCACTAGACCCCTTGAGCAGCCAGAAACAAAGGGAGCCCTGCGGGGGGCAGTGGCCTTAGGCACTAGCAGCCTGAAGCAGCAGGAACCTGGACTTGGACTTGGGGATCCTGGGGCCCGAGTCTACTCATCCCATTCCATGGGGGCCCGGATTGACTTGGAGCCTGTCTCACCAAGGAGCTGCCTCACCAAAGTGGAGCTGGCCAAGAGCCGGCTGGCAGGGGCCCTATGCCCCCAGGTGCCTCGCACCCCTGCGAAAGTGCcaacctcagcccccagcctGGGCAAGCCCAACAAGAGCCCTCACAGCAGCCCTACAAAACTACCCTCCAAGTCACCCACAAAGGTGGTGCCCCGACCTGGGGTCCCCCCAGTCACCAAGGAGCCACCCAAGCCTGAAAAGGGGAAGGGACCTCCTTGGGCAGACTGTGGTAGCACCACAGGCCAGCCCACATCCCCTGTGCCTGGCCCCACTGACCCAAACCAGGGACCTGAGGGGCCAGCCCCACACTCAGCCATCGAGGAGAAGGTGATGAAGGGCATCGAGGAGAATGTGCTGCGGCTCCAGGGGCAGGAACGAGCACCAGGCTCTGAGGCCAAGCACCGCAACACCAGCAGCATCGCCAGCTGGTTCGGCCTTAAGAAGAGCAAGCTGCCAGCACTGAACCGCAGAACAGAGGCCACCAAAAGCAAGGAGGGCGCTAGTGGGGGCTCCCCACTCCGGAAGGAGGTCAAGGTGGAAGCCCGAAAGCTGGAGGCGGAGAGCCTCAACATCTCCAAGCTGATGGCTAAGGCAGAAGACCTGCGCCGGGCTCTGGAAGAAGAGAAGGCCTACCTGAGCAGCAGGGCCCGCCCACGGCCTGGGGGTCCAACCGCAGCACCCAGCCCTGGTCTAGGGCAGGTGCAAGGCCAGCTGGCCGGTATGTACCAAGGTGCCGACACCTTCATGCAACAACTGCTCAACAG GGTGGATGGCAAGGAGCTGCCGCCCAAGAGTTGGCGGGAGCCCAAGCCTGAGTATGGCGATTTCCAGCCAGTGTCCTCTGACCCCAAGAATCCCTGGCCAGCCTGTGGGCCCCGAAATGGTCTGGTGGGCCCACTTCAGGGCTGTGGAAAACCTTCTGGAAAG CTGAGCAATGAGCCAGGGAAGCGGGAAGAGATGCCCTCAGAAGACAGCCTGGCCGAGCCAGTGCCCACCTCGCACTTCACAG CCTGTGGCTCCTTGACGCGAACCTTGGACAGTGGCATTGGGACCTTCCCACCCCCAGACCATGGCAACAGTGGGACCCCTAGCAAGAATCTTCCCAAGACCAAACCACCACGGCTGGAACCTACTCCAGGAGTGCCCCAAGCTCGGCCCCCAGCCCTTACCAAAGTCCCCCGTCGTGCTCACACGTTAGAACGGGAGGTGCCAGGCATAGAGGAACTGCTAGTGAGTGGGCGGCACCCCAGCATGCCAGCCTTTCCTGCACTGCTTACTGCTACTCCAGGCCATCGGGGCCATCAGACCTGTCCTGATG ATCCCTGCGAAGACCCaggccctcctcctcctgtgcAGCTGGCCAAGAACTGGACCTTCCCCAATACCAGGGCAGCTGGCAGCTCCTCTGACCCTTTCCTGTGCCCACCCCGACAATTGGAGGGGCTGCCCAGGACCCCCATG GCTCTGCCTGTGGACCGGAAGCGGAACCTGGAGCCCAGCCGCCCAGCCTCTACGCCCCAGGGCCCAGCATTTGGGGGCAGTCGTACTCCCAGCACTTCGGACATGGGTGAGGAAGGCAGAGTGGCCAGTGGGGGTGCTCCAGGGCTAGAGACCTCCGAGTCCCTCAGCGATTCGCTCTATGACTCACTCTCCTCCTGTGGGAGTCAGGGCTGA